A region of uncultured Anaeromusa sp. DNA encodes the following proteins:
- the larB gene encoding nickel pincer cofactor biosynthesis protein LarB, which produces MNKTEIRTLLEQVKNQTMEVDTALQAMEDLPYTEMGFAKIDNHRELRVGYPEVIYCEGKTIEQVKTIFQFMNTKESNILATRANAEMYAAIQAVCPEARYNVLGRTITVQKNDACKTESYIAIVAAGTSDAAVVEEAFETACILGNKAIKIMDVGVAGIHRLFDHLDAIRSAKVVIVVAGMEGALASVIGGLVAKPIIAVPTSVGYGANFGGLAALLSMLNSCASGVSVVNIDNGFGAAYSASIINSL; this is translated from the coding sequence ATGAATAAAACAGAAATTCGAACCTTGTTGGAGCAAGTTAAAAATCAGACGATGGAAGTAGATACCGCGTTACAGGCAATGGAAGATTTGCCTTATACAGAAATGGGCTTTGCCAAAATTGACAATCATCGCGAATTGCGAGTTGGTTATCCCGAAGTCATCTACTGCGAAGGAAAAACAATAGAGCAAGTAAAAACAATCTTTCAATTTATGAATACGAAAGAAAGCAATATCTTAGCGACTCGCGCCAATGCCGAAATGTATGCAGCCATACAGGCGGTTTGTCCAGAAGCGCGTTATAATGTTTTGGGCCGAACCATTACCGTCCAGAAAAATGATGCGTGTAAGACGGAAAGCTATATTGCCATTGTTGCCGCAGGCACATCCGATGCGGCAGTGGTGGAAGAAGCCTTTGAAACAGCCTGTATTCTGGGCAATAAAGCAATAAAGATCATGGATGTAGGCGTAGCCGGCATTCACCGGCTCTTTGACCATCTTGACGCCATTCGCAGCGCAAAGGTAGTAATTGTCGTAGCAGGGATGGAAGGCGCGTTAGCCAGTGTAATTGGAGGTCTCGTAGCTAAGCCTATAATTGCCGTTCCGACCAGCGTCGGCTATGGTGCCAATTTCGGCGGCCTTGCAGCCTTACTTTCCATGCTCAACAGCTGCGCCAGCGGTGTGAGTGTCGTTAATATTGACAATGGGTTCGGCGCGGCTTATTCAGCAAGCATCATCAACTCCTTGTAA
- a CDS encoding LarC family nickel insertion protein, which produces MKVLYYDCFCGISGDMNLAALLDLGVKKEYLLNELSKLNLQAEYELIIEKKLKKGIQGTQVRVELQEALKETHGADEHGHQHHHSRPHHHEHRNLKDIEDFIQASDLSLPVKEKSLHMFRIVAEAEAAVHGKSLYEVHFHEVGAVDSMVDMVGAAICLDYLQVDTIMSSTVQVGGGFVECAHGIIPVPAPATVEILKNIPIKSGIVAFETTTPTGAAILAANVSNFSDQISMTIERIGYGIGHRELSIPNVLRVYLGHMQS; this is translated from the coding sequence ATGAAAGTGTTATATTATGATTGTTTTTGCGGAATTAGCGGAGATATGAATTTAGCAGCGCTCCTCGATCTAGGCGTTAAAAAAGAGTATTTGTTAAACGAGTTGTCCAAACTGAACCTGCAAGCCGAATATGAACTAATTATAGAGAAAAAGCTTAAAAAAGGAATTCAAGGGACGCAGGTCCGTGTGGAGCTGCAAGAAGCGCTAAAAGAAACTCATGGCGCGGATGAGCATGGACATCAACACCATCACAGCCGCCCTCATCATCATGAGCACAGAAATCTAAAAGACATCGAAGACTTCATTCAGGCTAGTGACTTAAGCTTGCCGGTGAAAGAAAAAAGTCTCCATATGTTCCGCATCGTAGCTGAGGCGGAAGCCGCCGTGCACGGCAAATCGTTATACGAGGTCCACTTCCACGAAGTAGGAGCCGTGGATTCCATGGTTGATATGGTAGGAGCGGCGATCTGCCTGGACTATTTGCAAGTAGATACAATCATGTCTTCTACGGTTCAAGTGGGCGGCGGCTTTGTGGAATGTGCGCATGGAATCATTCCCGTACCCGCTCCGGCTACGGTTGAAATTCTAAAAAACATCCCCATAAAATCGGGTATTGTTGCTTTTGAAACAACGACACCTACAGGTGCAGCCATTTTAGCGGCTAATGTCAGCAACTTCTCAGACCAGATAAGTATGACTATTGAGCGCATTGGTTATGGAATTGGACATAGAGAGCTAAGCATTCCTAACGTTTTGAGAGTGTATCTAGGGCATATGCAATCGTGA
- a CDS encoding TetR/AcrR family transcriptional regulator, with the protein MRHKDETKSEAIFQATIHLLNENGFSNVSMSKVAKLANVSPATIYVYFDNKEDMLSKLYLHVKQKMSLKLFFGLSSTMPVKDSFELINRNYIAFILENKDEFLFLEQFSNTPMVKNLNLTDLMELFQPFFELVARGQEEKVLKNCDVMLLATYLHNPLSELAKRHFKGEFEFTEQNMKDILQICWDAIKV; encoded by the coding sequence ATGAGACATAAAGATGAAACGAAAAGCGAAGCAATTTTCCAGGCTACCATTCACTTACTGAATGAAAATGGATTCTCCAATGTATCTATGTCCAAGGTCGCTAAACTTGCCAATGTATCTCCTGCAACGATTTATGTTTATTTTGACAATAAGGAGGACATGTTAAGTAAACTATATCTGCATGTTAAGCAGAAGATGAGTTTAAAGCTTTTTTTTGGTTTGAGCTCGACTATGCCGGTTAAAGATAGCTTTGAACTGATAAACCGAAATTATATTGCTTTCATCTTGGAAAACAAAGACGAATTTTTATTCTTAGAACAGTTCAGCAATACACCCATGGTGAAAAATTTGAATCTTACGGATCTAATGGAACTATTTCAACCATTTTTCGAGTTGGTTGCACGAGGCCAAGAAGAGAAGGTTCTTAAAAATTGCGATGTCATGCTGTTGGCGACCTATCTGCACAATCCGTTGTCAGAATTGGCCAAGAGACATTTTAAGGGTGAATTTGAGTTTACAGAGCAAAACATGAAGGACATACTTCAAATTTGCTGGGATGCAATTAAAGTCTAA